One genomic region from bacterium HR17 encodes:
- a CDS encoding Nucleoside-triphosphatase THEP1, producing MARKNWLLTGTPGIGKTTVVQRTLNLLPPAWRVIGFFTEEVREHGERVGFQIVTLDGQRAWLARKGMASPYQIGRYGVDTDAIARVIVPTLQRALQEADLIVVDEIAKMELCHPAFAEVVWACLDSPRPVLGAIQQSRLSFLDKVRQRSDVEIVTVTRENRDALPHQLAATLTALVGRG from the coding sequence GTGGCGCGCAAAAACTGGTTGCTGACGGGAACGCCAGGTATCGGCAAAACGACGGTCGTTCAGCGCACGCTCAATCTTTTACCGCCAGCGTGGCGAGTCATCGGGTTTTTTACCGAAGAGGTGCGCGAACATGGGGAGCGAGTGGGGTTTCAAATCGTCACGCTGGACGGACAACGGGCATGGCTCGCCCGCAAGGGCATGGCGTCACCGTACCAGATCGGACGCTACGGCGTGGACACCGACGCTATCGCGCGAGTCATCGTCCCCACTTTGCAACGAGCGTTGCAGGAGGCGGACTTAATCGTCGTGGACGAAATCGCTAAGATGGAACTGTGCCATCCCGCTTTTGCTGAAGTCGTTTGGGCGTGCTTGGACAGCCCACGCCCCGTCTTGGGCGCCATCCAGCAAAGTCGTCTGTCGTTTCTGGACAAAGTGCGTCAACGCTCTGATGTGGAGATCGTGACGGTGACGCGGGAAAACCGCGATGCACTCCCCCACCAACTCGCTGCGACGCTGACGGCGTTGGTGGGGAGGGGGTGA